In Mytilus trossulus isolate FHL-02 chromosome 6, PNRI_Mtr1.1.1.hap1, whole genome shotgun sequence, a single window of DNA contains:
- the LOC134721517 gene encoding hemicentin-1-like isoform X2, whose translation MDYLILLVITYMVLMLASSQIPPGSPVIDGPQVIVLNSQITLTCTSPRGDPPPSVKWFFDDSEITTGISTTTAGTAVTTSLTFTATKNYHLEFLECQAENGVLQNPLSNTKYIEVHFSPVSATLTGPSTLTPGQQGIWTCISANGYPAGVMTMKNQNNNTQFTTEFTSSSVLDQKSFDVTGTLTWSPVIVNNGDTICCDVTHTTTLGSTPQTVCRQITVSYAPSVSLIHNAMNVDFGNNVTIGCVISANPSHTSVYWKKIYGVQAITIDMTNINKYGGGTLASPSLYIISADTSDAADYICFATNSFGTGQSSQGTLTVQGNAPSVSLILNAMNVDFGNNVTILCVISANPSHTSVYWKKISGVQAITIDMTNINKYGGGTLASPSLYIISADTSDAADYICFATNSFGTGQSSQGTLTVQGNAPSVSLILNAMNVDFGNNVTIGCVISANPSHTSVYWKKISGVQAITIDMTNINKYGGGTVASPSLYIISADTSDAADYICFATNSFGTGQSSQGTLTVQDAPSVSLIHNAMNVDFGNNVTIGCVISANPSHTSVYWKKISGVQAITIDMTNINKYGGGTVASPSLYIISADTSDAADYICFATNSFGTGQSSQGTLTVQGNAPSVSLIHNAMNVDFGNNVTIGCVISANPSHTSVYWKKISGVQAITIDMTNINKYGGGTVASPSLYIISADTSDAADYICFATNSFGTGQSSQGTLTVQGNAPSVSLIHSAMNVDFGNNVTIGCVISANPSHTSVYWKKISGVQAITIDMTNINKYGGGTVASPSLYIISADTSDAADYICFATNSFGTGQSSQGTLTVQGNAPSVSLIHNALNVDFGNNVSIGCVISANPSHTSVYWKKISGVQAITIDMTNTNKYGGGTVASPSLYIISADTSDAADYICFATNSFGTGQSSQGTLTVQGIIPIVTVTTSAYMVNVDSSITLECQVTADPTHNSVYWQKVIGNNTETLTINGGKYNGSSVSNPNLTISNTQFSDAGSYYCYARNMLGVGSSTQIILAVTGTWNAPSVSLIHNAMNVDFGNNVTIGCVISANPSHTSVYWKKISGVQAITIDMTNTNKYGGGTLASPSLYIISADTSDAADYICFATNSFGTGQSSQGTLTVQGIIPVVTVTTSAYMVNVDSSITLECQVTADPTHSSVYWQKVIGNNTETLTINGGKYNGSSVSNPNLTISNTQFSDAGSYYCYARNMLGVGSSTQIILAVTGTWMNYADTAITETSVNNAVPDTTMTATTVRNAFQDTTMKECSGNQVIVPAVLGTIIGLMMVTFTAQLVRDKYKRYSRSIDKVSRRSSVVHPTLKESNVTQMNNLPVEQDTIEEGYAFPRELESGETKQFQLLPPIDNRQFTTDTYLLGRPKLLPIGKVSDLNV comes from the exons ctTCATCTCAGATTCCTCCTGGATCACCAGTCATCGACGGACCTCAAGTCATAGTTCTTAATTCACAGATAACATTAACTTGCACGTCTCCCAGAGGTGATCCCCCACCGTCAGTGAAATGGTTCTTCGACGACTCGGAAATAACAACTGGCATTTCTACAACTACTGCTGGTACAGCAGTGACAACATCTCTAACGTTTACTGCTACCAAAAATTATCATTTAGAGTTTTTAGAGTGTCAGGCTGAAAATGGTGTTCTACAAAACCCACTTTCTAATACTAAATATATTGAGGTACACT TTTCACCAGTATCAGCAACGTTGACTGGACCATCCACTTTGACACCAGGACAACAAGGCATATGGACATGTATTTCTGCTAATGGTTATCCAGCTGGTGTAATGAccatgaaaaatcaaaataataatactcAGTTTACTACTGAGTTTACATCTTCCAGTGTATTAGATCAAAAATCCTTTGATGTTACTGGTACCCTTACCTGGAGCCCCGTAATTGTTAACAATGGAGATACCATTTGCTGTGATGTAACACATACAACTACACTAGGAAGTACTCCACAGACAGTCTGCAGACAAATTACTGTCTCTT ACGCTCCGAGTGTCAGTTTGATCCATAATGCAATGAATGTAGACTTCGGAAATAATGTGACCATTGGGTGTGTTATCTCAGCTAATCCATCTCACACTTCTGTTTATTGGAAGAAGATTTATGGAGTACAAGCGATAACTATTGACAtgacaaacataaacaaatatggTGGTGGAACATTGGCGTCACCATCACTTTATATAATCAGCGCTGATACAAGTGATGCTGCTGATTATATCTGTTTTGCTACCAACTCTTTTGGAACTGGTCAAAGTAGTCAAGGAACTCTAACTGTTCAAGGAA ACGCTCCGAGTGTCAGTTTGATCCTTAATGCAATGAATGTAGACTTCGGAAATAATGTGACCATTTTGTGTGTTATCTCAGCTAATCCATCTCACACTTCTGTTTATTGGAAGAAGATTTCGGGAGTACAAGCGATAACTATTGACAtgacaaacataaacaaatatggTGGTGGAACATTGGCGTCACCATCACTTTATATAATCAGCGCTGATACAAGTGATGCTGCTGATTATATCTGTTTTGCTACCAACTCTTTTGGAACTGGTCAAAGTAGTCAAGGAACTCTAACTGTTCAAGGAA ACGCTCCGAGTGTCAGTTTGATCCTTAATGCAATGAATGTAGACTTCGGAAATAATGTGACCATTGGGTGTGTTATCTCAGCTAATCCATCTCACACTTCTGTTTATTGGAAGAAGATTTCGGGAGTACAAGCGATAACTATTGACAtgacaaacataaacaaatatggTGGTGGAACAGTGGCGTCACCATCACTTTATATAATCAGCGCTGATACAAGTGATGCTGCTGATTATATCTGTTTTGCTACCAACTCTTTTGGAACTGGTCAAAGTAGTCAAGGAACTCTAACTGTTCAAG ACGCTCCGAGTGTCAGTTTGATCCATAATGCAATGAATGTAGACTTCGGAAATAATGTGACCATTGGGTGTGTTATCTCAGCTAATCCATCTCACACTTCTGTTTATTGGAAGAAGATTTCGGGAGTACAAGCGATAACTATTGACAtgacaaacataaacaaatatggTGGTGGAACAGTGGCGTCACCATCACTTTATATAATCAGCGCTGATACAAGTGATGCTGCTGATTATATCTGTTTTGCTACCAACTCTTTTGGAACTGGTCAAAGTAGTCAAGGAACTCTAACTGTTCAAGGAA ACGCTCCGAGTGTCAGTTTGATCCATAATGCAATGAATGTAGACTTCGGAAATAATGTGACCATTGGGTGTGTTATCTCAGCTAATCCATCTCACACTTCTGTTTATTGGAAGAAGATTTCGGGAGTACAAGCGATAACTATTGACAtgacaaacataaacaaatatggTGGTGGAACAGTGGCGTCACCATCACTTTATATAATCAGCGCTGATACAAGTGATGCTGCTGATTATATCTGTTTTGCTACCAACTCTTTTGGAACTGGTCAAAGTAGTCAAGGAACTCTAACTGTTCAAGGAA ACGCTCCGAGTGTCAGTTTGATCCATAGTGCAATGAATGTAGACTTCGGAAATAATGTGACCATTGGGTGTGTTATCTCAGCTAATCCATCTCACACTTCTGTTTATTGGAAGAAGATTTCGGGAGTACAAGCGATAACTATTGACAtgacaaacataaacaaatatggTGGTGGAACAGTGGCGTCACCATCACTTTATATAATCAGCGCTGATACAAGTGATGCTGCTGATTATATCTGTTTTGCTACCAACTCTTTTGGAACTGGTCAAAGTAGTCAAGGAACTCTAACTGTTCAAGGAA ACGCTCCGAGTGTCAGTTTGATCCATAATGCATTGAATGTAGACTTCGGAAATAATGTGTCCATTGGGTGTGTTATCTCTGCTAATCCATCTCACACTTCTGTTTATTGGAAGAAGATTTCGGGAGTACAAGCGATAACTATTGACAtgacaaacacaaacaaatatggTGGTGGAACAGTGGCGTCACCATCACTTTATATAATCAGCGCTGATACAAGTGATGCTGCTGATTATATCTGTTTTGCTACCAACTCTTTTGGAACTGGTCAAAGTAGTCAAGGAACTCTAACTGTTCAAGGAA TAATACCAATTGTCACTGTAACAACATCAGCGTACATGGTCAATGTTGACAGCTCTATCACTCTAGAGTGTCAAGTTACTGCAGACCCAACTCATAATTCAGTATATTGGCAGAAAGTTATAGGAAACAATACAGAAACTTTAACTATAAATGGTGGAAAATACAACGGATCATCAGTGAGCAATCCTAATCTTACTATTTCAAATACTCAGTTTAGTGACGCTGGATCATACTACTGTTATGCAAGAAATATGTTGGGAGTGGGATCTAGTACTCAGATCATATTAGCTGTCACTGGTACATGGA ACGCTCCGAGTGTCAGTTTGATCCATAATGCAATGAATGTAGACTTCGGAAATAATGTGACCATTGGGTGTGTTATCTCTGCTAATCCATCTCACACTTCTGTTTATTGGAAGAAGATTTCGGGAGTACAAGCGATAACTATTGACAtgacaaacacaaacaaatatggTGGTGGAACATTGGCGTCACCATCACTTTATATAATCAGCGCTGATACAAGTGATGCTGCTGATTATATCTGTTTTGCTACCAACTCTTTTGGAACTGGTCAAAGTAGTCAAGGAACTCTAACTGTTCAAGGAA TAATACCAGTTGTCACTGTAACAACATCAGCGTACATGGTCAATGTTGACAGCTCTATCACACTAGAGTGTCAAGTTACTGCAGACCCAACTCATAGTTCAGTATATTGGCAGAAAGTTATAGGAAACAATACAGAAACTTTAACTATAAATGGTGGAAAATACAACGGATCATCAGTGAGCAATCCTAATCTTACTATTTCAAATACTCAGTTTAGTGACGCTGGATCATACTACTGTTATGCAAGAAATATGTTGGGAGTGGGATCTAGTACTCAGATCATATTAGCTGTCACTGGTACATGGA TGAACTACGCAGATACTGCGATCACAGAAACCTCAG TAAATAACGCTGTTCCAGATACAACGATGACAGCAACCACAG taaGAAACGCCTTTCAAGATACTACGATGAAAGAATGTTCAG GCAATCAAGTTATTGTACCTGCTGTTCTTGGAACTATAATTGGCTTGATGATGGTTACTTTTACAGCACAACTTGTAAGAGATAAATATAA
- the LOC134721517 gene encoding hemicentin-1-like isoform X4, producing MDYLILLVITYMVLMLASSQIPPGSPVIDGPQVIVLNSQITLTCTSPRGDPPPSVKWFFDDSEITTGISTTTAGTAVTTSLTFTATKNYHLEFLECQAENGVLQNPLSNTKYIEVHFSPVSATLTGPSTLTPGQQGIWTCISANGYPAGVMTMKNQNNNTQFTTEFTSSSVLDQKSFDVTGTLTWSPVIVNNGDTICCDVTHTTTLGSTPQTVCRQITVSYAPSVSLIHNAMNVDFGNNVTIGCVISANPSHTSVYWKKIYGVQAITIDMTNINKYGGGTLASPSLYIISADTSDAADYICFATNSFGTGQSSQGTLTVQGNAPSVSLILNAMNVDFGNNVTILCVISANPSHTSVYWKKISGVQAITIDMTNINKYGGGTLASPSLYIISADTSDAADYICFATNSFGTGQSSQGTLTVQGNAPSVSLILNAMNVDFGNNVTIGCVISANPSHTSVYWKKISGVQAITIDMTNINKYGGGTVASPSLYIISADTSDAADYICFATNSFGTGQSSQGTLTVQGNAPSVSLIHNAMNVDFGNNVTIGCVISANPSHTSVYWKKISGVQAITIDMTNINKYGGGTVASPSLYIISADTSDAADYICFATNSFGTGQSSQGTLTVQGNAPSVSLIHNAMNVDFGNNVTIGCVISANPSHTSVYWKKISGVQAITIDMTNINKYGGGTVASPSLYIISADTSDAADYICFATNSFGTGQSSQGTLTVQGNAPSVSLIHSAMNVDFGNNVTIGCVISANPSHTSVYWKKISGVQAITIDMTNINKYGGGTVASPSLYIISADTSDAADYICFATNSFGTGQSSQGTLTVQGNAPSVSLIHNALNVDFGNNVSIGCVISANPSHTSVYWKKISGVQAITIDMTNTNKYGGGTVASPSLYIISADTSDAADYICFATNSFGTGQSSQGTLTVQGIIPIVTVTTSAYMVNVDSSITLECQVTADPTHNSVYWQKVIGNNTETLTINGGKYNGSSVSNPNLTISNTQFSDAGSYYCYARNMLGVGSSTQIILAVTGTWNAPSVSLIHNAMNVDFGNNVTIGCVISANPSHTSVYWKKISGVQAITIDMTNTNKYGGGTLASPSLYIISADTSDAADYICFATNSFGTGQSSQGTLTVQGIIPVVTVTTSAYMVNVDSSITLECQVTADPTHSSVYWQKVIGNNTETLTINGGKYNGSSVSNPNLTISNTQFSDAGSYYCYARNMLGVGSSTQIILAVTGTWMNYADTAITETSVNNAVPDTTMTATTVRNAFQDTTMKECSGNQVIVPAVLGTIIGLMMVTFTAQLVRDKYKCNMESYTRHHQNQLVHSCLKFRVTHKHL from the exons ctTCATCTCAGATTCCTCCTGGATCACCAGTCATCGACGGACCTCAAGTCATAGTTCTTAATTCACAGATAACATTAACTTGCACGTCTCCCAGAGGTGATCCCCCACCGTCAGTGAAATGGTTCTTCGACGACTCGGAAATAACAACTGGCATTTCTACAACTACTGCTGGTACAGCAGTGACAACATCTCTAACGTTTACTGCTACCAAAAATTATCATTTAGAGTTTTTAGAGTGTCAGGCTGAAAATGGTGTTCTACAAAACCCACTTTCTAATACTAAATATATTGAGGTACACT TTTCACCAGTATCAGCAACGTTGACTGGACCATCCACTTTGACACCAGGACAACAAGGCATATGGACATGTATTTCTGCTAATGGTTATCCAGCTGGTGTAATGAccatgaaaaatcaaaataataatactcAGTTTACTACTGAGTTTACATCTTCCAGTGTATTAGATCAAAAATCCTTTGATGTTACTGGTACCCTTACCTGGAGCCCCGTAATTGTTAACAATGGAGATACCATTTGCTGTGATGTAACACATACAACTACACTAGGAAGTACTCCACAGACAGTCTGCAGACAAATTACTGTCTCTT ACGCTCCGAGTGTCAGTTTGATCCATAATGCAATGAATGTAGACTTCGGAAATAATGTGACCATTGGGTGTGTTATCTCAGCTAATCCATCTCACACTTCTGTTTATTGGAAGAAGATTTATGGAGTACAAGCGATAACTATTGACAtgacaaacataaacaaatatggTGGTGGAACATTGGCGTCACCATCACTTTATATAATCAGCGCTGATACAAGTGATGCTGCTGATTATATCTGTTTTGCTACCAACTCTTTTGGAACTGGTCAAAGTAGTCAAGGAACTCTAACTGTTCAAGGAA ACGCTCCGAGTGTCAGTTTGATCCTTAATGCAATGAATGTAGACTTCGGAAATAATGTGACCATTTTGTGTGTTATCTCAGCTAATCCATCTCACACTTCTGTTTATTGGAAGAAGATTTCGGGAGTACAAGCGATAACTATTGACAtgacaaacataaacaaatatggTGGTGGAACATTGGCGTCACCATCACTTTATATAATCAGCGCTGATACAAGTGATGCTGCTGATTATATCTGTTTTGCTACCAACTCTTTTGGAACTGGTCAAAGTAGTCAAGGAACTCTAACTGTTCAAGGAA ACGCTCCGAGTGTCAGTTTGATCCTTAATGCAATGAATGTAGACTTCGGAAATAATGTGACCATTGGGTGTGTTATCTCAGCTAATCCATCTCACACTTCTGTTTATTGGAAGAAGATTTCGGGAGTACAAGCGATAACTATTGACAtgacaaacataaacaaatatggTGGTGGAACAGTGGCGTCACCATCACTTTATATAATCAGCGCTGATACAAGTGATGCTGCTGATTATATCTGTTTTGCTACCAACTCTTTTGGAACTGGTCAAAGTAGTCAAGGAACTCTAACTGTTCAAGGTA ACGCTCCGAGTGTCAGTTTGATCCATAATGCAATGAATGTAGACTTCGGAAATAATGTGACCATTGGGTGTGTTATCTCAGCTAATCCATCTCACACTTCTGTTTATTGGAAGAAGATTTCGGGAGTACAAGCGATAACTATTGACAtgacaaacataaacaaatatggTGGTGGAACAGTGGCGTCACCATCACTTTATATAATCAGCGCTGATACAAGTGATGCTGCTGATTATATCTGTTTTGCTACCAACTCTTTTGGAACTGGTCAAAGTAGTCAAGGAACTCTAACTGTTCAAGGAA ACGCTCCGAGTGTCAGTTTGATCCATAATGCAATGAATGTAGACTTCGGAAATAATGTGACCATTGGGTGTGTTATCTCAGCTAATCCATCTCACACTTCTGTTTATTGGAAGAAGATTTCGGGAGTACAAGCGATAACTATTGACAtgacaaacataaacaaatatggTGGTGGAACAGTGGCGTCACCATCACTTTATATAATCAGCGCTGATACAAGTGATGCTGCTGATTATATCTGTTTTGCTACCAACTCTTTTGGAACTGGTCAAAGTAGTCAAGGAACTCTAACTGTTCAAGGAA ACGCTCCGAGTGTCAGTTTGATCCATAGTGCAATGAATGTAGACTTCGGAAATAATGTGACCATTGGGTGTGTTATCTCAGCTAATCCATCTCACACTTCTGTTTATTGGAAGAAGATTTCGGGAGTACAAGCGATAACTATTGACAtgacaaacataaacaaatatggTGGTGGAACAGTGGCGTCACCATCACTTTATATAATCAGCGCTGATACAAGTGATGCTGCTGATTATATCTGTTTTGCTACCAACTCTTTTGGAACTGGTCAAAGTAGTCAAGGAACTCTAACTGTTCAAGGAA ACGCTCCGAGTGTCAGTTTGATCCATAATGCATTGAATGTAGACTTCGGAAATAATGTGTCCATTGGGTGTGTTATCTCTGCTAATCCATCTCACACTTCTGTTTATTGGAAGAAGATTTCGGGAGTACAAGCGATAACTATTGACAtgacaaacacaaacaaatatggTGGTGGAACAGTGGCGTCACCATCACTTTATATAATCAGCGCTGATACAAGTGATGCTGCTGATTATATCTGTTTTGCTACCAACTCTTTTGGAACTGGTCAAAGTAGTCAAGGAACTCTAACTGTTCAAGGAA TAATACCAATTGTCACTGTAACAACATCAGCGTACATGGTCAATGTTGACAGCTCTATCACTCTAGAGTGTCAAGTTACTGCAGACCCAACTCATAATTCAGTATATTGGCAGAAAGTTATAGGAAACAATACAGAAACTTTAACTATAAATGGTGGAAAATACAACGGATCATCAGTGAGCAATCCTAATCTTACTATTTCAAATACTCAGTTTAGTGACGCTGGATCATACTACTGTTATGCAAGAAATATGTTGGGAGTGGGATCTAGTACTCAGATCATATTAGCTGTCACTGGTACATGGA ACGCTCCGAGTGTCAGTTTGATCCATAATGCAATGAATGTAGACTTCGGAAATAATGTGACCATTGGGTGTGTTATCTCTGCTAATCCATCTCACACTTCTGTTTATTGGAAGAAGATTTCGGGAGTACAAGCGATAACTATTGACAtgacaaacacaaacaaatatggTGGTGGAACATTGGCGTCACCATCACTTTATATAATCAGCGCTGATACAAGTGATGCTGCTGATTATATCTGTTTTGCTACCAACTCTTTTGGAACTGGTCAAAGTAGTCAAGGAACTCTAACTGTTCAAGGAA TAATACCAGTTGTCACTGTAACAACATCAGCGTACATGGTCAATGTTGACAGCTCTATCACACTAGAGTGTCAAGTTACTGCAGACCCAACTCATAGTTCAGTATATTGGCAGAAAGTTATAGGAAACAATACAGAAACTTTAACTATAAATGGTGGAAAATACAACGGATCATCAGTGAGCAATCCTAATCTTACTATTTCAAATACTCAGTTTAGTGACGCTGGATCATACTACTGTTATGCAAGAAATATGTTGGGAGTGGGATCTAGTACTCAGATCATATTAGCTGTCACTGGTACATGGA TGAACTACGCAGATACTGCGATCACAGAAACCTCAG TAAATAACGCTGTTCCAGATACAACGATGACAGCAACCACAG taaGAAACGCCTTTCAAGATACTACGATGAAAGAATGTTCAG GCAATCAAGTTATTGTACCTGCTGTTCTTGGAACTATAATTGGCTTGATGATGGTTACTTTTACAGCACAACTTGTAAGAGATAAATATAA ATGCAACATGGAAAGTTATACCCGTCATCATCAAAATCAGTTAGTTCACAGCTGTCTTAAATTTCGAGTGACCCATAAACACCTGTAG